From the genome of Aeromonas hydrophila subsp. hydrophila ATCC 7966:
GTCGGCACCGAGGGCCGCACCGCGCTGTATCAGTATCAGAACCTGGACAAGGCGACCACCAAGGGGGCCGAGGCCAAGGCGGACTACTGGCTGAACGATCTGGTCAACGTCTGGGGCAATCTCTCCTACATCGAGGGCAAGGATGGCGACGGCAACTACATCAACAGCCTGAGCCCGCTCAAGGGGACCCTGGGGGTTCGACTGGAGCAGCCCAACTGGAACATCAACACCGCCCTGCGCTTTGCCGACGACATGAGCAAGGTGGGCAAGGATGCCAAGGGCAACGACAACATCAAGAGCGCGGGCTGGGGCGTGGTGGACATCTATGCCCAGTTCAAGCCGGTGCAGGATCTGCAGCTCAACGTGGGCGTCTTCAACTTGTTCGACAAGGAGTACGTCAACTACGAGAGCATCACCGGCCAGAGCGCCAGTGCCAGCACCAGCCGCCAGACCGAGCCGGGTCGCAACCTGAGTGCACGGGTCAAGTACGTGTTCTGATGAATGCACACCACGACAAGGGGCCTGCGGGCCCCTTTTTCATGGCGGGGACCGGGCCCCCGATGGCGGACAAAAAGGCGGCCAAAAAGAAACCCGCCGAAGGCGGGTGGAAGGATTGCAACACTAACCAGGAGGAGGTGTTACTCAATAGACACCGGCCTTGCGCCAATAGTTCAATTTTATTGATGTTTTTCATTATTATCTGCGCGGCGTCCCACCCGGGATCGCAGGATCCCCACCGACAAATCGGTTATCATTTGTGCCCCCGTTTCTCAGTGTCGAGGATCTATGCCCGCCTTCTCCTGGTTAGCCCTGTTTTTTGGCGCTTTCTACTTCGTCTACGGTGCCTATCTGCCGTTCTGGTCGCTCTGGCTGGAGGGGATCGGGGTCAGCGCCGAGATGATCGGCCTGCTGCTCGGCGCGGGCATGGCGATCCGCTTTGCCGGCAATCTGATGGTGATGGGGCAGATCAAGGGGGCGGGGCACCTGCTGCCGGTCACCCGCCTGCTCTGCCTGCTCAGCCTGCTGGCCTTCCTCGGCTTTTATCTCAGCCATAACCTCTGGTGGCTGGTGGGGCTGACCCTGGTGGCGAACTTCATTTACCCGACCCTGATGCCGGTGGGGGAAGCGCTGGCCACCCGCATGGTGGTGCAGGCACACCTCGACTACGGCAAGGTGCGCCTGTGCGGCTCGTTCGCCTTCATCGTCGCCTCGACCCTGGTGGGGGCGCTGGTGGGGAATTTTGGCAGCGACTGGATACTGCACACCATGGTGGCCGGGCTGCTGCTGATGCTGCTGCTGAGCTGGCTGCCGCTGCATCCGGCGCCGCAGGACATTCAGGGCGAGCGGGCCAAGGCCTCCCTGCTCGATACCCTCAAGTCTCCCCAGGTGCGCCGCTTCCTGCTGATCTCAGCCCTGCTGCAGGGCAGCCACGCCGCCTACTACGGCTTTAGCGCCATGCACTGGAAGGCGGCGGGTTACAGCGGCACCACCATCGGTTATCTGTGGGCGCTGGGGGTGGTGGCGGAGATCGGCATGTTTGCCGCCGACAAGCGCTTTCTCAATCGCTTCGGCGCCCAGACCCTGTTTCTGGTGGGGGCGTTGGGCTGCGTGGTGCGCTGGATCCTGCTCGGTGCCTCCACCGAGCTGCTGGTGCTGGTGGCGGGTCAGCTGCTGCATGCGGTCACCTTCTGCGTCAGCCACCTCGGCGCCGTGCGCTTCATGACCCGTCAGCTGCCGGCCGAGCAGCTGATCCCGACCCAGGCGCTCTATGCGGCGCTGGGGCTCGGCATGACGGTGGCCGCTCTGATGACCCTGTGCGGCCTGCTGTTCGAACCGCTGGGGGGCGGCATCTTCTTCCTGATGGTGCTGGTGGTGCTGCCGGTGTTCGTGCTGCGCCTGCGGGAGGGCGAGCTGAAGGCCGCCTGAGTGGCCCTATCCGGTTCGCAACCACATTGATCAGCAACGAAAAAGGGGAGCCTCGGCTCCCCTTGTTGCATGGTGACGGCTGGCTCAGGACTCCTGCTCAAAGGCCAGCAGATCCCCGGGCTGGCAGCCCAGTTCGCGGCAAATAGCCTCCAGGGTAGAGAAGCGAACCGCCTTGGCATGGCCGTTTTTCAGGATGGAGAGGTTGGCCTCGGTGATGTTGACCCGCAGGGCCAGCTCGCGGGCAGTCATTTTGCGTTCGGCCAGCAGGGCATCGAGTCGGATGATGATGGGCATGGGTTCCTCACACCGTCAGTTGTTGTTCATCGGCCAGCCGCTTGGCCTCGCGCATCACCAGCGCCAGCGCCGATACGATCAGCCCGGCCAGCAGCAACTGGAAGTCCGATGAACCTATGTTGATCTGGCCGTGCAGCTCGGGGCCCGGCAGGGTGAGCACTAGGTCCAGCAGCGGGGTGGTGATGATTTTGGTGACGAAACTGACACAGAGCAGCAGGCCGATCAACTGGTAGCGGCGGATCTGGCTGAAGGTGAACAGCATGGCCTGCCGATAGCCGCGAAACAGCTGGAGCAGCTGCCACAGCATCAGCATGAACACCAGATCCGGCAGCAGCATCACCAGGGTGCCCAGCAGGCGGGTGCCCAGGCTGAGGGGGTAGTCGGCAATCGAGGGAGCCGTGCTGGCCAGCGCCGGCTGTGCCATGGTCAGGGGGACATGGTTGAGCACCGAACTGTCTTGCACCGCCAGTGCGTCGATCAGCTCCTGCTGCAGGTAGTCGCTGCCGCCGAGCAGCTGGGACCAGACTCCCATGACCGTCATGATCGGGGTGGCCAGCAGGGCGAACAGCAGGATCCATTCGATCAGATTGCTCATGCGTTCGAGCTTGTTGTGTTTCATCGCTTACCTCTTGGAGTGAAAGGGTGGGCCACGCGCAGCACCGAGTTATCGTTTATCAATAAACACAGCCAGATGTTTATCGTTTTTCGATATTTATTCAACCGTTTTTTATTGAAAAACGATAAATTCTTGCTGCAATAAGAAGATGACATTTTTCGGGCGGCTCTCTAGACTGGCTGCTGCTGCGCTTGAATCTTCAACACGGACAAGAGGTTACAGATGCACCAGGGATGGTTGCTGATTGGATTGTCGCTCTCCTATCTGGGGCTGCTGTTTCTGATCGCCTACGTGGCGGACAAGAACAAACGTCGCCGTTTAAAGGGGCAGCCCCTGCTCTACAGCCTGTCGCTGGCGGTCTACTGCACCTCCTGGACCTTCTTCGGCACGGTGGGGCAGGCCAGCGAGTCGCCCTGGTCACCGGTGCCCATCTATCTGGGCCCCATGCTGGTGTTCCTGTTCGGCTGGCGCTTGCTGGCTCGCCTCATCCTGGTGGCCAAGCGCGAGCACATCACCTCTATCGCCGACTTCATCGCCGCCCGTTACGGCAAGTCCCAGCGCCTGGCCATGGTGATCGCGCTGATCGCCATCATGGGCATACTGCCGTACCTGGTGTTGCAACTGAAAGCCATCGTCACCGGGCTGGATCTGCTGATGGCCAACTCTGTGCCTGCCGGCCCTACCGGCAATACCGCCGGGCTGGCCCTCGGCGTGGCCCTGCTGCTGGCGCTGTTCAGCATCCTGTTCGGCACCCGCCATCTGGACGCCACCGAGCACCATCGCGGCATGGTGGTGGCCATCGCCTTCGAATCCGTGGTCAAGCTGCTCGCCTTCATGGCGGTGGGGGGCTTTGCGCTCTGGCTTATCCTCAGCAAGCCGAGCCAGGCCCGCACCCTGGTGGCCAGCGACTTTCTCGATGCGGTGGTGGCGGTGACGCCGGGCAGCCTGCTGGAGCTTGCCATCTACACCCTGGTCGCCATGTGCGCCGTCATCTGCCTGCCGCGCCAGTTTCACGTGACCGTGGTGGAGAACAACCAGGGCCAGGATCTGCACTGGGCGCGCTGGCTGTTTCCGCTCTACCTGTTCGTGATGGGGCTGTTCATCTGGCCGCTGGCGCTGGCGGGCAAGCAGTGGGTGGGGGCCGGCATGGCCTCGGATACCTATGTGATCAGCCTGCCCATGTCGCTCGGTTTCGACGGCATGGCGCTGCTGGCGTTTCTTGGCGGCACCTCGGCGGCCACCGGCATGGTGATCGTCTGCACCATCGCCTTGGCCATCATGGTCAGCAACGATCT
Proteins encoded in this window:
- a CDS encoding 3-phenylpropionate MFS transporter — its product is MPAFSWLALFFGAFYFVYGAYLPFWSLWLEGIGVSAEMIGLLLGAGMAIRFAGNLMVMGQIKGAGHLLPVTRLLCLLSLLAFLGFYLSHNLWWLVGLTLVANFIYPTLMPVGEALATRMVVQAHLDYGKVRLCGSFAFIVASTLVGALVGNFGSDWILHTMVAGLLLMLLLSWLPLHPAPQDIQGERAKASLLDTLKSPQVRRFLLISALLQGSHAAYYGFSAMHWKAAGYSGTTIGYLWALGVVAEIGMFAADKRFLNRFGAQTLFLVGALGCVVRWILLGASTELLVLVAGQLLHAVTFCVSHLGAVRFMTRQLPAEQLIPTQALYAALGLGMTVAALMTLCGLLFEPLGGGIFFLMVLVVLPVFVLRLREGELKAA
- a CDS encoding helix-turn-helix domain-containing protein → MPIIIRLDALLAERKMTARELALRVNITEANLSILKNGHAKAVRFSTLEAICRELGCQPGDLLAFEQES
- a CDS encoding DUF2975 domain-containing protein, which translates into the protein MKHNKLERMSNLIEWILLFALLATPIMTVMGVWSQLLGGSDYLQQELIDALAVQDSSVLNHVPLTMAQPALASTAPSIADYPLSLGTRLLGTLVMLLPDLVFMLMLWQLLQLFRGYRQAMLFTFSQIRRYQLIGLLLCVSFVTKIITTPLLDLVLTLPGPELHGQINIGSSDFQLLLAGLIVSALALVMREAKRLADEQQLTV